A part of Drosophila bipectinata strain 14024-0381.07 chromosome 3L, DbipHiC1v2, whole genome shotgun sequence genomic DNA contains:
- the LOC108124185 gene encoding cubilin homolog translates to MLHKYLSLPIVLFLCLQIVSIKGSHDDLEQRARISRKTNENLVIEAARDQNITLRLMGDASSLMINDVNMVAVLRRRKSILASRQAVARREPLSVDVVRDQFRDVERKMTRVQNRVFNSRNTTLRSSYSQRNLRRQLRRVERLRSTLLTLVYNLAQDECQGSPCKNGGTCYDAYKAFQCVCASGWQGPTCEDDVNECSEFAGTDLAGCLNNGQCINTPGSYSCVCRNGFSGTHCRVRRNSCLGIGASELCGEHGTCIQTGNAAGYVCVCNQGWTWADANATAATASPCSRDVDECEPRVNPCHSECINLPGSFRCGPCPPGYTGDGRICRDVDECAGEDNGGCSLQPRVRCFNTEGSHICGRCPPGWIGDGRNCTAANSNSCDHEKICHPQAKCEYISGTMVCTCPVGSYGHGYGADGCTRDPNRKPCDEHPCLNNGTCVENGRGTTCICQPGYMGALCNSSDACHPSPCLNGGSCRLLPGNTYQCYCPAGFTGTLCAHRRIFCGATLRGPSGVLNFPPNAENGTYEADERCPLIIRTSPGLVLNLTFTQFDLQKSPDCSADFLQVHDGSSLATRMMGRFCGSELPLNHGTVITSQEQAFLWFRSDNQTQGRGFRLVWKSLPFSCGETFDNLTLGQSGVLRSPGYPGKASPAIDCRWDLTAPYGTRLLLRFYGIDLGSSASGAENCTEDYVMIYDSDRKLFQACRSAQPAPLHSSSNRLVLKFHTDSHGLDSSFQLHYEVVPGEPGCGGVFTDPSGHISGHMNAEVCLYLIEQPKETQVKLVFDQVNLLNSEDCSLQKIEIYDGRSPESRLMRRLCGQPEASEMEPLTSSSNVILVRYEYALTGIRLKKSFELSYSRVCSGSFSGLSGIITTPNYPNSYPNDMTCTYNITLRPGWVADINITDLSFGTSDNERQEYYLDMYLARGEEPQRFVKSAMNLHMVSQSNVLSLVFHGSHNGRGLRLEYRDIRSSVCGGTITKPMGHHMMGLRRYCQYIYETPGRKKLALTTLVGEVYSYVYDNSTTPGTLLNSYKGSFDENFDGDVITLILKPVNHYELVMLTYQLVKDAECGSTYTSRFGYIKSPNWPKPYGANTDCSWHIQAPIGHQIELIVKNFTLENMFDCFSDWLEIRNGHGEDSPLIGKYCDSIPSRIVSFSHDLFLKFHSDNSNEESGFLVQWQQTGAGCGGMLTSVTGSIHSPYMHFAKSAIACDWQIVVAEGSRVSLNLTSYTQSICDRYLVIYDGPTTSSPALNMVCNGTTAPGLISTGNRVLVRYDVSADADMNFVLDYKTECRVRLDGLEGAIQSPNFPDPYPPNLNCEWDIRAGGRSNHLQLVLSHLSIEPYVDVTECDNDYLKVIDMQDNEVISEHHLCTAESMPSYTSVGNRLLLQFASDNSVEDQGFRAEYRRVGCGEHFRELGGRFESPKLPFSVDMECDWIITAPEGKQIMLLLHEVHFEPSQSPCGDTDVIKVTAPAGFNKSVALYVGCHEETQTQYFRSPGHELRVHFVGGSTPARKYFKASYVQVPPKCGGSITASNGIITTPGFHDIPDSSNLANFTTSVECIWIVQVTDSYGIRLWFEQLNLTDSANCSASVVELTKLEADGTEQFLEKACGEEAPRISVVHGQKLQVRFKAQAGSWGRFAMHFQSQCGGPLKNGQGYLRSRMDEACDWRFSSPEGTKMYLHINNLECPKSPSSVNSSVGLQILNDDDEVLLFQLCENHPANLVVPANNVRILSKGIRLQAEYSSLENTCGGNITLPRSSLSSPNYPDSYPPNVECIWAIETKPGNALEVTFESLDIVRSEHCNEDFLELRNGLPGQLLGVYCDNKMPTRSLIVNSPLWIKFRSAPGHSAGGFRLRWNYVHNMEVTSGANGIIESPPPIFVRGEEEPYTWRIYVNRDMVLVLDFEEYVSGLMLFDGYDESGLEVKLQASPLRFTSSSNVICLKTKNAELNRFRIKWHALSGEVAEGNITSQTSSECTRKYSVHSSSVWLESPGYPIGYRPNLNCEWTFKPMDPTRHITATLFDLQLEEFPECSADYLKIQTSNDLSHWKDALHMCQTILRTSSTKPTVDGTPNIRLQFHTDASISGKGFKVNIKTVCGSNMTGTVGTILWSSITSEPRCKWHIEVRPGRKIDISIQYEELDSRVQSTAKGSCQAFGVIYDGLDELAPMMPNGKFCNQKGFQTPSYRTNGSHAYVVYNLPQNSADRNKSSWTLTYREFSECDGQIQLTQLAPSYEIKSPGFPYLPHPHADCTWMVIAPPGETIAADFGDPVGLSRRHCNEEFVEMFDGSTTLSRQLIRTCHKPKSTIRTTGNLLLIHYQSDLDEPSGGFRLNVSLSKCGGQFTGQLGSLNSENYPTPGGYPKPSECVYSIRLPKDNFIHLNITDLHVPYNVNGTSSKKTSDRLEIIDLENDGAELAVLDGSTVTPTTLTLNTNAVAIRFLAISNVNNFRGFKIDYRRAYGTCSRDVNGDSGNLEVSAMEPSTWVRICRWSINVPKGQRVRLEFLNLADIGMINRNDSKRAASVRYMDTLPQLAFFNDPNSLSKITDIRLDRYNGTRIVESTDNFMLVTIITNQMDLGRTVLRARYSSSDASVCPSNIGDQASGTLSIQNLAQISSYYCSIQFVGQQGTTITFKVEEYLFETKSIPAVTFKDEDQRLAYKVMNQNVTNSFVSLPATSGRVILLNSDRVKLKRFRASYRRHNCGGVFPASDDLSIGTPELLNTVDEDYGEVECVWTLKSSRGYYLVGNVSLTDSCDREYLVIFSGSVEGDRFCRGMQNKTILLTNPISRILYHSERRVPGRSSFTLVARKSILSGNIIRVTRGPSTPVIINSKDYVNNMEKIWEFEADDPLTLRVEFQGRFFIETSPNCSNDRLSIESYNKTTSEYEEIVSLCGRQAPGVLPVQSSRLRVIFRTNSNITGDGFTFTVAPSCDVVLRAGFDLQTLRNPRWASFAKYDSCSYEFFTETEHQLVVNVNGRGRPWNSEFCKMNYFEVFRRDDQEVENSVGRMCPDFEVSGYRRLRLKVHISAPRFFDISFHLIGCGGNYSEPFALRPPQDEEAGGYAHNTKCQWRVTAPPQHAIVLKFKYFDLEKANHCQFDSLSVYRGGVVSSNPEVKLCGNQTVPPTIMVDSNEALIVSETDASNNFRGFLASVHFTPNCNEPVTLDADVPRMNLMRTYHLNASDWMLCYFTATVPPGYRLSVEIRKLQLNDATCNTCNHIEIIDKNAINNQSLGKYYGLGSNRTKLFSSYGDLSIHLSASAQRARNISFELIIQMEKSVCGQSEYEIQSNESITVGLQYDNTTEGYEGSIECRWSIRAKDDVEFDLKWLQLKDFSQKTGKCEDYLKISKSYRSQYLCGEFNKTYKFIEDLSQFPLELNFHSEGLEESMGFEVVARRKPACNRNYTSISQEIAGLNLINCTEYILVPEGYSITLYIASVAFNEVSSQFLNVTDVKTNQTLYSRTVTAWDPKPIFTKTNELRIDSHEVSLLNMFYYSTKNNLPSGCGGEIIVSGKDAVYIKNPPYEGRNHSTCSWHLMAPPGALLRISFSDFNMGAEANCQLDNVKFYESDSTKVSLLKSFCGSTLPSDFTLTNTGVIIVAKKSPNFDGMGFFINISPVFS, encoded by the exons ATGctacataaatatttgagtTTACCCATTGTGCTATTTTTGTGCCTTCAAATCGTATCCATAAAGGGATCACACGATGATCTGGAACAACGTGCTAGAATTTcaagaaaaacaaatgaaaacttGGTGATCGAAGCTGCTAGAGATCAGAATATAACCCTCCGGTTGATGGGAGATGCATCCTCGTTGATGATCAACGATGTGAATATGGTAGCAGTGCTCCGGCGGCGCAAGTCGATCCTGGCCAGTCGACAGGCGGTTGCTCGGAGAGAGCCCCTTTCCGTAGACGTGGTCCGAGATCAGTTCCGCGATGTGGAGCGAAAAATGACGAGGGTACAGAATAGAGTCTTCAACTCCAGGAACACCACTCTACGCAGTAGTTACAGCCAGCGGAACCTGCGTCGTCAGTTGCGGAGAGTGGAGAGATTAAGGTCCACCTTGCTGACTCTGGTCTATAATCTAGCCCAGGACGAGTGCCAGGGGAGTCCGTGCAAGAATGGAGGGACCTGCTATGATGCCTACAAGGCATTCCAGTGCGTATGTGCCTCCGGATGGCAA GGTCCTACTTGCGAGGATGATGTGAACGAGTGCTCCGAGTTTGCAGGAACGGATCTAGCCGGCTGCCTCAATAATGGGCAGTGCATCAATACACCTGGAAGCTATAG CTGTGTCTGCCGGAACGGCTTCTCCGGCACCCACTGTCGAGTACGTCGGAACTCCTGTTTGGGCATTGGAGCCTCGGAGTTGTGCGGAGAGCACGGAACCTGCATCCAGACCGGCAACGCCGCTGGTTATGTTTGCGTCTGTAATCAGGGATGGACGTGGGCCGATGCAAATGCCACGGCGGCTACGGCGAGTCCCTGCTCCAGAGACGTGGACGAGTGTGAGCCTCGAGTGAATCCCTGCCACAGCGAGTGCATTAATCTTCCCGGCAGTTTTCGTTGCGGTCCCTGTCCACCTGGTTACACCGGCGATGGACGCATCTGCAGGGATGTGGACGAGTGTGCGGGTGAAGACAATGGAGGATGCAGTCTCCAGCCCCGGGTGAGGTGCTTCAATACGGAGGGCTCACACATCTGCGGCCGCTGTCCGCCGGGATGGATCGGGGACGGTCGCAACTGCACGGCAGCCAATTCGAATTCCTGCGACCACGAGAAGATCTGCCATCCGCAGGCCAAGTGCGAGTACATCTCCGGGACGATGGTGTGCACCTGTCCGGTGGGCAGCTATGGGCATGGCTATGGAGCTGATGGATGCACCAGGGATCCCAACCGGAAGCCCTGTGACGAGCACCCCTGCTTGAACAATGGAACCTGCGTGGAGAATGGCAGGGGAACTACTTGCATCTGCCAGCCTGGGTACATGGGCGCCTTATGCAACTCCTCGGACGCCTGCCACCCGAGTCCTTGCCTCAACGGAGGCTCCTGTCGACTGCTACCGGGCAACACCTACCAGTGCTACTGTCCAGCTGGCTTCACTGGAACGCTATGCGCCCACCGGCGAATCTTTTGTGGGGCCACTCTCCGCGGGCCATCCGGGGTACTCAATTTTCCACCCAATGCGGAGAACGGCACTTATGAGGCGGACGAGCGATGTCCCTTAATTATTCGCACCAGTCCCGGCTTGGTACTCAACCTGACCTTCACCCAGTTTGATTTGCAGAAGAGTCCGGACTGTTCTGCAGATTTCCTTCAAGTGCACGATGGCAGTTCCTTGGCCACACGGATGATGGGTCGATTCTGTGGCTCTGAACTGCCACTGAACCACGGAACGGTCATCACCTCCCAGGAGCAGGCCTTCCTATGGTTCCGATCCGACAACCAGACTCAAGGCAGGGGATTTCGTCTGGTATGGAAGTCGTTGCCCTTCTCCTGCGGGGAGACCTTTGATAACCTGACCCTCGGACAGAGCGGAGTGCTAAGGTCCCCAGGCTATCCTGGTAAGGCTAGCCCGGCAATAGACTGTCGGTGGGATTTGACGGCGCCCTATGGCACCCGGCTGCTCCTTCGATTTTACGGCATTGACCTAGGCAGCAGTGCTTCGGGAGCGGAGAACTGCACCGAGGATTATGTGATGATCTACGATTCGGATCGCAAACTATTCCAGGCCTGTCGATCTGCCCAACCAGCGCCCCTACATAGTTCCTCGAACCGCCTTGTCTTAAAATTTCATACGGACTCTCACGGCTTGGACAGTTCGTTCCAACTGCACTACGAGGTGGTGCCCGGTGAGCCAGGATGCGGGGGCGTCTTTACGGATCCTAGCGGACACATTAGTGGCCACATGAACGCCGAGGTCTGTCTCTACCTTATCGAACAGCCAAAGGAGACGCAGGTGAAGCTGGTCTTCGACCAGGTCAACCTTCTGAATTCCGAGGATTGTTCGCTGCAGAAAATAGAGATCTATGATGGACGCAGCCCAGAGTCGCGCCTTATGCGACGATTGTGTGGACAACCAGAGGCCAGTGAGATGGAGCCACTAACCTCCAGCAGTAATGTGATCCTGGTGCGGTACGAGTACGCTTTAACTGGAATACGTCTGAAGAAGAGTTTCGAATTAAGCTACAGCCGAG TCTGCAGCGGTAGCTTCAGTGGTTTGTCGGGGATTATCACCACTCCAAACTATCCCAATTCCTATCCGAACGACATGACCTGTACATATAACATAACTCTGCGACCCGGTTGGGTGGCAGATATCAACATTACGGATCTTTCCTTCGGAACATCGGATAACGAAAGGCAGGAATATTATCTGGAC ATGTACCTGGCACGTGGTGAAGAGCCGCAGCGTTTTGTAAAATCGGCTATGAACCTTCATATGGTGTCCCAGAGCAATGTCCTTAGCTTAGTCTTCCACGGATCTCACAATGGACGTGGACTTCGACTAGAGTACCGCGATATTCGCTCTTCAGTATGTGGTGGCACTATTACGAAGCCCATGGGACATCATATGATGGGCCTCCGTCGGTACTGCCAGTATATTTATGAGACTCCAGGAAGGAAGAAGTTGGCTCTCACAACTTTGGTAGGTGAAGTGTATTCATATGTTTATGACAATAGCACCACTCCTGGAACCCTACTAAACAG CTATAAAGGAAGCTTTGATGAGAATTTTGATGGAGATGTGATTACATTAATCCTGAAACCAGTTAATCACTACGAACTTGTGATGTTGACTTATCAATTGGTTAAAGATG cgGAATGTGGCTCGACATATACTTCTCGCTTTGGATACATCAAGTCCCCGAACTGGCCAAAGCCCTATGGCGCTAACACGGACTGCAGTTGGCACATTCAAGCTCCAATTGGCCACCAAATAGAGCTAATTGTGAAGAACTTTACACTGGAGAATATGTTTGATTGCTTTTCTGACTGGCTGGAGATAAG AAACGGGCATGGGGAGGACTCGCCGCTGATAGGAAAATACTGCGATTCCATCCCATCTCGGATCGTATCGTTCAGTCACGACCTGTTCCTAAAGTTTCATTCGGACAACTCCAATGAGGAGTCGGGATTTCTTGTGCAGTGGCAGCAGACCGGGGCAGGTTGTGGCGGTATGCTAACCTCTGTAACCGGCTCCATACACTCCCCATATATGCATTTTGCGAAAAGTGCCATTGCCTGCGATTGGCAAATTGTCGTGGCCGAAGGGTCGCGGGTTAGCCTGAACCTAACAAGCTATACCCAGTCAATCTGCGACAGATATCTGGTGATCTATGATGGACCTACCACCTCGAGTCCTGCCCTAAATATGGTTTGCAATGGCACTACAGCCCCGGGACTGATTTCCACCGGTAATCGGGTCCTGGTTCGATACGATGTGAGTGCCGATGCAGATATGAATTTTGTGCTGGACTATAAAACCGAATGTCGAGTTCGTCTGGACGGTTTAGAGGGCGCCATTCAATCACCAAACTTCCCGGATCCGTATCCGCCAAATTTAAACTGCGAATGGGACATACGAGCCGGCGGACGCTCCAATCACCTGCAACTCGTCCTTTCACATCTCTCAATCGAGCCATACGTCGATGTTACGGAGTGCGACAATGATTATCTGAAGGTGATCGATATGCAAGACAACGAAGTGATAAGCGAACATCATCTGTGCACGGCGGAGTCCATGCCCTCCTATACTAGTGTTGGGAATCGGCTGCTCCTGCAATTCGCATCCGACAATTCTGTGGAGGATCAGGGCTTCCGGGCGGAGTATCGTCGCGTGGGATGCGGCGAACATTTCCGTGAGTTGGGTGGCCGCTTTGAATCACCGAAACTACCATTTAGCGTAGACATGGAGTGCGATTGGATCATCACGGCACCCGAGGGCAAGCAAATAATGCTCCTGCTCCACGAAGTTCACTTCGAGCCATCCCAGAGTCCTTGCGGCGATACGGATGTGATCAAAGTAACCGCTCCAGCTGGCTTCAACAAATCGGTAGCTCTGTATGTTGGTTGCCACGAGGAGACCCAGACTCAGTACTTCAGATCGCCGGGCCATGAGCTGAGGGTTCATTTTGTTGGTGGCTCCACTCCGGCCAGAAAGTATTTCAAAGCCAGTTACGTTCAGGTGCCGCCCAAATGTGGTGGCTCCATAACAGCTAGCAATGGTATCATAACCACTCCCGGCTTCCACGACATCCCGGACAGTAGCAACTTGGCGAACTTCACGACAAGTGTGGAGTGTATTTGGATTGTTCAG GTCACCGATAGCTACGGAATCCGATTGTGGTTTGAGCAGCTGAATCTCACAGATTCCGCCAACTGCTCCGCCAGTGTCGTAGAGCTCACCAAGCTGGAGGCGGACGGCACGGAGCAGTTCCTGGAGAAGGCTTGCGGAGAGGAGGCGCCTCGCATTAGCGTTGTCCACGGACAGAAGCTGCAGGTCCGATTCAAGGCACAAGCCGGGTCCTGGGGCCGATTCGCGATGCACTTCCAGAGCCAGTGCGGGGGACCATTGAAGAATGGCCAGGGCTACTTGCGATCCAGGATGGACGAGGCGTGCGATTGGCGGTTTAGTTCGCCGGAGGGCACTAAAATGTACCTTCACATTAACAACCTGGAGTGCCCAAAATCCCCATCGTCCGTAAACAGCTCAGTCGGCCTACAAATCCTCAACGATGACGACGAGGTTCTGCTCTTCCAGCTGTGCGAAAACCATCCGGCCAATCTGGTGGTGCCTGCCAACAATGTGCGCATCCTAAGCAAGGGAATCCGGCTCCAGGCGGAGTACAGTAGCCTGGAGAATACCTGTGGAGGCAATATCACTCTGCCGCGTAGCAGTCTCAGTTCTCCCAACTATCCGGACAGCTATCCGCCCAACGTGGAATGCATCTGGGCAATTGAAACCAAACCGGGTAACGCATTGGAGGTTACCTTCGAGTCTCTGGACATTGTCCGCTCGGAACATTGCAACGAGGACTTCTTGGAGCTGAGAAACGGCTTGCCGGGACAGCTCCTGGGGGTGTACTGTGACAATAAAATGCCGACAAGATCCTTGATTGTGAATTCGCCATTGTGGATCAAGTTCCGTAGCGCTCCCGGCCATTCGGCTGGAGGTTTCCGGCTTCGCTGGAACTATG TCCACAATATGGAGGTAACATCGGGAGCAAATGGAATCATAGAGTCACCGCCTCCGATTTTCGTTCGCGGCGAGGAAGAACCATACACTTGGAGGATTTATGTGAATCGGGAtatggttttggttttggactTTGAGGAATATGTGTCAGGATTGATG CTCTTTGATGGATACGACGAGAGTGGCTTGGAGGTGAAACTACAAGCCAGTCCCTTGAGATTCACTTCCAGCAGCAATGTGATCTGCCTGAAGACCAAGAACGCGGAGCTGAACAGATTTCGGATTAAATGGCACGCACTCTCCGGCGAGGTGGCCGAAGGTAACATCACCTCTCAAACCTCCAGCGAGTGCACCAGAAAGTACTCCGTTCATTCTTCCTCCGTGTGGCTAGAGTCGCCTGGATATCCGATCGGATATCGTCCCAACTTGAACTGTGAGTGGACCTTCAAGCCAATGGATCCCACGCGCCACATTACCGCGACCTTGTTCGATCTCCAATTGGAGGAGTTCCCCGAGTGCTCGGCTGACTATCTGAAAATTCAGACCTCCAACGATTTGAGCCACTGGAAGGATGCACTGCATATGTGCCAGACCATTTTACGAACATCTTCGACAAAGCCCACGGTTGATGGAACTCCAAATATAAGGCTGCAGTTCCACACCGATGCCTCGATCAGTGGCAAAGGCTTTAAAGTTAATATTAAAACCGTCTGCGGCTCGAATATGACCGGGACTGTGGGCACCATTCTGTGGTCAAGTATAACTTCAGAACCAAGATGCAAATGGCATATTGAGGTGAGGCCGGGGCGTAAGATAGATATATCTATCCAATATGAAGAACTCGATAGTAGAGTCCAGTCCACGGCGAAGGGGTCTTGCCAAGCGTTCGGTGTCATCTATGACGGATTGGATGAACTGGCTCCAATGATGCCCAATGGAAAATTCTGCAATCAGAAAGGATTCCAGACACCTTCTTACCGAACGAATGGCTCGCATGCCTACGTGGTGTACAATCTACCACAAAATTCTGCCGATCGGAATAAGAGCTCGTGGACTCTTACGTACCGGGAGTTTAGCGAATGTGATGGGCAGATTCAGTTGACCCAGCTGGCTCCCAGCTATGAGATTAAGTCGCCGGGCTTTCCTTACCTGCCCCATCCGCATGCGGACTGCACCTGGATGGTGATAGCACCTCCCGGGGAAACCATTGCTGCAGATTTCGGGGATCCTGTCGGGCTGAGTCGACGCCATTGTAATGAGGAATTTGTGGAAATGTTTGACGGCTCCACCACTCTGTCCCGCCAGCTCATCCGTACATGCCACAAGCCAAAGTCCACGATTCGCACTACCGGGAACCTGCTCCTCATTCACTATCAATCGGACCTGGATGAGCCGAGCGGCGGGTTCCGATTGAACGTGTCTCTCAGCAAATGTGGTGGCCAATTCACCGGTCAGTTGGGATCCCTTAATTCGGAGAACTATCCCACACCAGGTGGCTATCCCAAGCCATCGGAGTGTGTGTACAGCATCAGATTGCCAAAGGATAACTTCATCCACTTAAATATCACGGATCTGCATGTTCCCTACAATGTCAATGGTACCTCCTCTAAGAAGACCAGTGATCGCCTCGAGATTATTGATTTGGAAAACGATGGAGCTGAGCTAGCTGTCCTAGACGGAAGCACCGTCACTCCCACCACCCTCACACTCAACACCAATGCGGTGGCTATTCGCTTCTTGGCCATCAGTAACGTCAACAATTTTAGGGGCTTCAAGATAGACTACCGACGTGCCTATGGAACTTGCTCGCGGGATGTGAACGGCGACTCTGGAAACCTTGAGGTCTCCGCCATGGAGCCGTCCACCTGGGTGAGAATATGCCGCTGGTCTATCAACGTTCCCAAGGGTCAGAGAGTCCGCTTGGAGTTCCTTAACCTCGCCGATATTGGAATGATTAACCGCAATGATAGCAAAAG AGCTGCAAGTGTTCGATACATGGATACTTTACCTCAGTTGGCCTTCTTCAACGACCCGAACTCTCTATCGAAAATCACGGACATCCGTCTGGATAGATACAACGGCACAAGAATAGTTGAATCCACGGATAACTTCATGCTCGTCACTATAATCACCAATCAAATGGATTTAGGCAGAACAGTGCTCCGTGCTCGTTATAGCTCCAGTGATGCATCTGTGTGCCCATCCAATATCGGAGACCAGGCATCTGGCACCCTGTCCATACAAAATCTTGCCCAGATATCCAGTTACTACTGCAGCATCCAGTTTGTTGGGCAGCAAGGCACGACTATAACCTTTAAGGTGGAAGAGTATCTGTTCGAGACCAAGAGCATTCCAGCTGTAACATTCAAGGATGAGGACCAGCGTTTGGCGTACAAGGTGATGAATCAAAATGTCACCAATAGCTTCGTATCACTGCCTGCCACATCCGGACGCGTTATACTGCTGAACAGTGACAGGGTGAAGTTGAAGCGCTTCAGGGCCTCCTACCGCCGGCACAATTGTGGTGGAGTATTCCCAGCATCCGACGATCTTTCCATCGGAACACCAGAGCTCCTAAACACCGTGGATGAGGACTACGGGGAGGTGGAGTGCGTGTGGACATTAAAATCTAGTAGAGGATATTATTTGGTCGGAAATGTCAGTCTCACCGACAGCTGCGATCGAGAGTACCTTGTGATCTTTAGTGGCTCCGTTGAGGGGGATCGGTTTTGTCGTGGAATGCAAAACAAAACGATCCTTCTGACCAACCCGATATCCAGGATTCTTTACCATTCAGAGCGAAGAGTGCCGGGCAGGAGTAGTTTCACGTTGGTGGCAAGAAAATCGATTTTATCAGGGAACATTATACGCGTAACTCGGGGACCCTCGACTCCAGTGATTATAAACAGTAAGGATTACGTCAATAATATGGAAAAAATCTGGGAGTTTGAGGCCGACGATCCACTCACACTTCGGGTCGAGTTCCAGGGTCGCTTCTTTATCGAAACCTCACCCAACTGCTCCAACGATCGACTGAGCATCGAGAGCTACAACAAGACCACATCGGAGTATGAGGAAATAGTCAGTCTCTGCGGTCGCCAAGCACCTGGGGTCCTACCCGTTCAATCCTCTCGACTACGAGTGATATTCCGCACAAATAGCAACATAACCGGAGATGGTTTTACTTTTACCGTCGCCCCCAGTTGCGATGTTGTCCTCCGGGCCGGGTTCGATCTACAGACACTCAGAAACCCGAGATGGGCATCTTTTGCCAAATATGATAGCTGCAGCTATGAGTTCTTCACAGAAACGGAACACCAATTGGTGGTTAATGTCAACGGAAGAGGTCGTCCTTGGAACTCCGAATTCTGCAAGATGAACTACTTTGAGGTGTTCCGTCGAGACGATCAGGAGGTGGAGAACAGCGTCGGCCGGATGTGCCCGGACTTCGAGGTGAGTGGATACCGCAGGCTGCGGTTGAAGGTCCATATCTCCGCCCCGCGATTCTTTGACATTAGCTTCCATCTTATCGGATGTGGTGGCAACTACAGTGAACCCTTCGCCTTGCGTCCGCCCCAGGACGAGGAGGCTGGAGGGTACGCCCACAATACAAAGTGCCAGTGGCGCGTTACTGCCCCACCTCAGCATGCCATTGTGCTGAAGTTCAAGTACTTCGACCTGGAGAAGGCCAACCATTGCCAGTTCGATAGTCTTTCCGTTTATCGCGGCGGCGTGGTCAGCTCAAATCCGGAGGTGAAACTGTGTGGCAATCAGACAGTCCCACCCACCATCATGGTTGACAGCAACGAGGCACTGATCGTGTCAGAAACTGATGCCTCAAACAACTTCCGGGGTTTCCTGGCCAGCGTGCATTTCACTCCGAACTGCAACGAACCTGTGACCCTGGACGCGGATGTGCCCCGCATGAATCTGATGCGGACATACCACTTAAACGCCTCCGACTGGATGCTATGCTACTTCACTGCCACAGTTCCGCCGGGCTACCGTCTCTCTGTTGAGATCCGGAAGCTGCAACTTAATGATGCCACCTGCAACACATGCAACCATATCGAAATCATAgacaaaaatgcaataaataacCAGAGCCTCGGCAAGTACTACGGATTGGGATCTAACCGGACCAAGTTGTTCAGCTCCTATGGTGACTTGAGCATCCACTTGAGCGCCTCAGCTCAGAGGGCCAGGAACATTAGCTTCGAGCTCATCATCCAGATGGAAAAGAGCGTGTGCGGCCAATCAGAATACGAAATACAATCAAATGAG AGTATTACGGTGGGTCTTCAATACGACAACACCACAGAAGGATACGAGGGAAGCATTGAATGCCGTTGGTCCATTAGAGCGAAAGATGATGTGGAGTTCGATTTAAAATGGCTACAGCTCAAGGACTTTTCTCAGAAAACCGGAAAATGCGAAGACTACCTGAAAATTTCCAAATCTTac AGATCACAATACTTGTGTGGAGAATTCAACAAAACCTACAAGTTTATTGAGGATCTCAGCCAGTTCCCTCTGGAGTTAAATTTCCACAGTGAAGGGTTGGAGGAATCAATGGGTTTTGAAGTGGTTGCGCGTCGAAAACCTG cTTGTAATCGAAACTATACATCAATTAGTCAGGAAATTGCGGGCTTGAATCTAATTAACTGCACGGAGTATATTCTAGTTCCGGAAGGTTACAGCATTACGCTCTATATCGCGAGTGTGGCATTTAATGAAGTCTCATCACAATTTTTGAAT gtCACAGATGTAAAAACCAATCAGACACTCTATTCGAGGACGGTAACTGCATGGGACCCAAAgcctatatttacaaaaacCAATGAGCTTCGTATCGACAGCCACGAAGTTAGTTTACTGAATATGTTCTATTACTctaccaaaaataatttaccTAGCGGTTGTGGCGGTGAAATAATTGTGAGCGGAAAAGACgcagtttatataaaaaatcccCCTTACGAAGGACGAAATCATTCCACATGTTCCTGGCATTTGATGGCCCCACCCGGTGCTCTCCTTCGTATAAGCTTCAGCG ACTTCAACATGGGCGCGGAAGCGAATTGCCAATTGGACAATGTAAAGTTTTATGAATCCGACAGCACCAAGGTATCTCTGCTGAAATCTTTCTGTGGATCAACCTTACCGAGTGACTTTACCCTCACCAATACCGGGGTGATTATTGTCGCCAAAAAATCACCAAATTTCGATGGAATGGGATTCTTTATCAATATAAGCCcagttttttcttaa